In Salmo salar chromosome ssa14, Ssal_v3.1, whole genome shotgun sequence, the sequence GTATTGATTACAAAATACACAGTTTGTAATTCATTTCCCTAATACCTATATATTTACATGAAAATTGCATAGCCAAatacagtgtaattacagtgCACTTACATACCTGTTTGCTTACTGTTATACCTGTTTATAACAATGTACCTACACTGTAATTACACTGCAACTACTATGTAAATGTATAAGAATGTATATCAAGTGGAACGCAACCTTAAAAATATATGCTTTTTTCATTTAATTAATTGCTGATGCATATGTTGTTAGCTTAGTATGATGGCAAATACATCTCAATGTAATTAGCTTTTTTGTGATTTTATGTATAGATGAATGATGATTCAGGATGGATATGGCTAGGTTACATCTCTAATTTACTCACTGATTCATGATATCACCACTGTTGTTTTGAGAGGTAAACACAAACAAGAAAACAATGTTTATCAGCTGCAATCTTTAGACAGTGTAACTGTGTAGTGACAAGATAAACCTGCGACACAAACGTCAGGATGTCTCACCAGGTTGAAGATTTTGGACAGTGTTCCTTGGTCTCTGCGGCGTCTGTGAGGTGACTTTGTGGCATCAGCACGCGGTGGCGTGGCCTAGAACAAAGTGCTTTGTAAACACATGGAACATGGCTGGACCTGAAACCTTATCAGTGCTCAGTTCTTATTGGATGAAGTAGGGAGAGAGGACACCAAAATGGTGTTGAACTAGTAGTTATATTGAGTTTGAATATATTTTGATAAATACAATGGGTGTAAATGTTACATTACTACAATTCTCTTTTGCATTAAACCCAGAAATGTCATGTTGCTATCAAAATAAATTGGCTTCATTCAGTGATCTGTTAGTGTACAAGAATGGTGTGAATTAGACAGGAAGAGAGATAAATAAAGAACGACCAGCATTACAGCGACCTTTAGGGGGAAAGATGGAAGTCAAAGGCATGCATTACTTCAGGACACGCATAACACAGAGAACTGGTGAAGAGCACATGTCAACTCTTACACACTAGACAGCTCACTCTATGGACACAGAGGAGTTGAATGAAGAAACACACAAATGCAGGAAGATTAGTGAGTCACTATGAACAGAGGAGGGGGCAGAGATGAAAGAGTCTCAGACTGGTAAGGAAAGGAAAGGTGGAACTTTTGTATATAGGGGTCCCTGAGTCCTTAACGGTTGTGGTTCAGAAATAGTTGATGAGTGTCAAAGTCATCCAGAAGCAGTGACTGAATTGAATCGTCAGAAACACAAATCATGAAATATAATGGCACCACAGTATAAGCTACTTTTCCAGGAGAACTGCGTTCGACGTTGACATCGGACATTTTCCATCAGAGTAAGAAtagtaacatttcacgtaaacaaTGTTTGTACTTAGCAAAATTCAAGTCAAGCTATGtaaggaaatatatatatttttgatgtTAACTGTCTTGAAGAATCACACAAGGGAAAGGATGCAGAGCTGGGAGAGTAAGAGTTAAGTAAGAGGGAAGAACAACATATCAAGACGCTCACAGAACGACATTAGAGAACGTCttcagacagagggagacattgAGATGTCATTATTATGCACAGGGCTGTAAAGTCAGCAGTGTTTTGGGGGTTTAGGGCTGAGTTTGAATGACCTACCAAGCCCAACACCTTCCTCCACTAGacatgaaagagaaagagaggatcaGGAAGATTCATGAAGGCCTACTGGAGCAGCGCCTGTTACTATAACTGCTGAAAATCTAGCTACCCAACTTGCACAGGCCCATGAAGAGATGTAAGTCATGCAATGTAAAAAGCAAGGAAAGTTTAAAAGCTAATTAACATTATTTTCTTGAAAGAGGCCTAAAGAAACTGTAACCAGAGTGAaaacaaaaataatacaaaattagGTAATGGAACTCACCCTGGACTTGGGATGGGGAGAGGATGTCGCCTGAGGCTACAGAACACAACAAATGATAAGGTCCTATTCTATGAGTTCAAAGATGGTTACATGAAGACATTGGCTAATTGGTAAAACCCGTCGCAACACCagaattttattttaaaaaacagtttttttcaagTTTGTAGCAGCGGTGCAGGCCTAGAGACACAACTTGTCTTGTATTAGATAACTACTTTTTCAACTTTCAATTACAATTGTTTATATAAACtaataaaatacatgttataacaGATACAAATGCAGTGAGGTATTCAATCCTAAGATACTCACGCTCAAGCTCCTGAAGAAATGCATTACTGCATTCTCATTAGCCCGACGTCGAGGGGCTGGCTTAGGGGAGGTGGCATGACCCCGGAAGGACCCCTAAAGTTATAAACATGAGTCAAAAACTCACTGATGTCTTACTGCTAACGTTGGACATTCAGGCTCAATGAAATGTCTACATGGTAATAGAGCACATGTTAATCTACTCCATAAACATCTTTATATGTATTTTAAATACCGTTTTCAACTTGAGGTGACTTTCAGAACAGATACTATGCTCTGTATTTCTTCATAAAAatgatttgttacttttatttgtaaTTCATTACCAATCTATGTTTTACTTAACacctatttttcttaaaactgcattgttggttaaggccttGGAAGGGGGAGGTGGCAtgattcagcgcatgtgacaaatacaatttgatttgatttaatgctATGCATCTTAGTTCACCTAGTTAGTTTTCTTACATTGTCTGCTCAATGGAATTAGAAATTAAATTAAATGCATACAGATGAGTACAAAAAGGGTTGCATAACCAAATCCTCCCTCACATGAAGGTGATTAGGAGTTGTTTTTTTAAAGCTGTCTGACTGGAGGATTGCACTTCAATGGAAGATGCTCAAAACCTGTATAAAGAAATTATTCTATAAACTATAATTGGTAGAAAGAAATTCAGATTTCCAAGAAATTGGCAAACAATGAACCTATCTAGAAGTACAACTTTACTACAGCAAGAAAATTCAGCCGGAATTCAAGAATCCTCCCTTCTTTGTAGGTGTATGCAGATCACAACTACAgaggtaggatcttaatttgagcactcttttgttgctgcaaATTTTCCTAcactgcaggaaatgcagatgagcttcgtgATTTAGATACATTTCTGAAAACCCGTGCTAACTcacggttatattaacagtattgcactttgtAGCCTACTTTTGTCCAGCCTAACCGCCGATCAAGAAACATTATTGTCTAAATGTTCAAATCTTGTTGGTGCAGAATTATTTTGCTAcgacaatactggtcaaattaagatcctacatctgtaacacaAACTACAGCATTATGTTAATTTACATTCTCAAGCACAGAGTAGATAAGACAGGATATTTTTCAGTATGTCTGCAATGGGAAAATGCATGTATATTGATAAAACATTACAAACAAatgcatagcaccagggataaGCTGTTGTTGACCTGTCATCACTCTGCAATATGCCCCCCTTCCTTAGTTTTGGCTGCGATAAACTCTAGAGAAAATAAGCTAAAGATGGAGCTCAGAATCATTTGGGGGTGTTTGATCGACATGCTCAGCATTAGGAAAAAAACATTAAACCTTATAACCCGCAGAGGACCACCTGGTGCCTAATGCAGACAGATCACATTTGATATTCTGTTTGCTATCAAATCTGTACAGCTAAACCAATGGTGGTCAAAGTTTTATGAATTAAAATAAACTATGCAGTAGTTGTATttcaaatacaaaacaacaaccaTCCAAGATCCGCCCACAGTTCCCCTGAGAGCTGCCCTTAAACCTGACTGTTGATTCTAACTATTTCAATAATTTGAGGATGTCTAATTGCAAATATATTTTATGAGGTAAGGCACTGATTTTTCTACATTGGTAAAAACATTAAAGACATGCTTCGGAACTTTGGCAACTAGTAAGTATTTTTTAAACTCTTTTAAACGCTttaggctggatgtgtcaataAGTAGTTCATACAAGCATAATCTACGAtcagaattactgtcttacctcaattagccacaaaatccctagtttgaaagcgactgtttACTGGAAGCTGTGCGGCACCACTTTCCCCCatgtgggccagccccctagcaattcaaGTTCCAGCCAATGAGCTTTAGCTcctcgccatttgagtgacagctagcaagatgcacatacagcagagcgagatagagagagagca encodes:
- the LOC106569776 gene encoding uncharacterized protein isoform X5, which codes for MTTASSSGQSSFGLSRRKKAPGLMDQISTFFGGDKKKGSKGSFRGHATSPKPAPRRRANENAVMHFFRSLSPQATSSPHPKSRWRKVLGLATPPRADATKSPHRRRRDQGTLSKIFNLW
- the LOC106569776 gene encoding uncharacterized protein isoform X7; protein product: MTTASSSGQSSFGLSRRKKAPGLMDQISTFFGGDKKKGSKGSFRGHATSPKPAPRRRANENAVMHFFRSLSATSSPHPKSRATPPRADATKSPHRRRRDQGTLSKIFNLW
- the LOC106569776 gene encoding uncharacterized protein isoform X6 — protein: MTTASSSGQSSFGLSRRKKAPGLMDQISTFFGGDKKKGSKGSFRGHATSPKPAPRRRANENAVMHFFRSLSPQATSSPHPKSRATPPRADATKSPHRRRRDQGTLSKIFNLW
- the LOC106569776 gene encoding uncharacterized protein isoform X4 — encoded protein: MTTASSSGQSSFGLSRRKKAPGLMDQISTFFGGDKKKGSKGSFRGHATSPKPAPRRRANENAVMHFFRSLSATSSPHPKSRATPPRADATKSPHRRRRDQGTLSKIFNLETKSRPPPKRWSTIF
- the LOC106569776 gene encoding uncharacterized protein isoform X2 encodes the protein MTTASSSGQSSFGLSRRKKAPGLMDQISTFFGGDKKKGSKGSFRGHATSPKPAPRRRANENAVMHFFRSLSATSSPHPKSRWRKVLGLATPPRADATKSPHRRRRDQGTLSKIFNLETKSRPPPKRWSTIF
- the LOC106569776 gene encoding uncharacterized protein isoform X3, with translation MTTASSSGQSSFGLSRRKKAPGLMDQISTFFGGDKKKGSKGSFRGHATSPKPAPRRRANENAVMHFFRSLSPQATSSPHPKSRATPPRADATKSPHRRRRDQGTLSKIFNLETKSRPPPKRWSTIF
- the LOC106569776 gene encoding uncharacterized protein isoform X1 — protein: MTTASSSGQSSFGLSRRKKAPGLMDQISTFFGGDKKKGSKGSFRGHATSPKPAPRRRANENAVMHFFRSLSPQATSSPHPKSRWRKVLGLATPPRADATKSPHRRRRDQGTLSKIFNLETKSRPPPKRWSTIF